In the Populus trichocarpa isolate Nisqually-1 chromosome 1, P.trichocarpa_v4.1, whole genome shotgun sequence genome, one interval contains:
- the LOC7496799 gene encoding gamma-interferon-responsive lysosomal thiol protein gives QQPSLSSLTSWFSSSSTTILPSNSDKLFLALYYESLCPYSANSIVSYLNKLVEDDELLSIVDLYLSPWGNAKIRGNDTFVCQHGPYECLLSTVEACAIHPWPKLEDHFPFVYCVERLVYERKYPEWESCFEDLGLDPKAVSECYTGGYGDELEKYATETNALQPPHKYVPWVVVDGQPLYEELLCCFLDYEDFITYICKAYKGTATPKACSKPSGYSIQRPKAKSIPPVCYRDTIISTLLEQI, from the exons CAACAACCCTCTCTTTCCTCACTTACCTCTTGGTTCTCTTCATCTTCTACAACAATTCTCCCTTCAAATTCTGATAAACTCTTCCTGGCACTGTACTATGAATCTCTATGTCCATATAGCGCTAATTCCATAGTGAGTTACCTTAACAAGCTCGTTGAAGATGACGAGCTTCTCTCAATCGTTGATCTTTACCTCTCTCCTTGGGGTAATGCCAAAATCAGAGGAAACGACACCTTTGTTTGCCag CATGGTCCATATGAATGCTTATTGAGTACAGTGGAAGCTTGTGCAATTCATCCCTGGCCTAAATTG GAAGaccattttccttttgtttattGTGTCGAGAGATTGGTTTATGAGAGGAAGTACCCAGAATGGGAGTCTTGCTTCGAGGATTTGGGTTTGGATCCAAAGGCTGTTTCTGAGTGCTATACTGGTGGATATGGCGATGAG CTTGAAAAATATGCAACTGAAACAAATGCCCTTCAGCCTCCACATAAATATGTGCCATGGGTGGTGGTTGATGGGCAGCCACTTTATGAG GAATTACTCTGTTGTTTTTTGGATTATGAAGACTTCATAACATACATCTGCAAGGCCTACAAAGGCACTGCCACACCCAAAGCTTGCAGCAAACCATCTGGTTATTCCATCCAAAGGCCAAAAGCAAAATCAATCCCTCCAGTTTGCTATAGGGATACGATTATATCAACGCTATTGGAACAAATTTAA
- the LOC18095134 gene encoding mitochondrial import inner membrane translocase subunit TIM22-4 isoform X1 produces the protein MASNENPGSESNNNGGAASSSSTSKDGETPTQIQPFRMPTIEEVRAQDVWNNCAVRSVASGVMGGGLGLFMGLFLGALDNPIMQDEMTGRQQFIYTAKQMGRRSWSSCKTFAIMGLVFSAAECVTEKARAKHDTTNTVVAGCVTGGTMSAKGGPKAACVGCAGFAAFSVLIEKFLDRHT, from the exons ATGGCTAGCAATGAGAATCCAGGAAGTGAATCCAATAATAATGGCggtgctgcttcttcttcttcgactTCAAAAGATGGAGAAACACCCACGCAAATTCAACCTTTTAGAATGCCTACAATAGAAGAGGTTCGTGCCCAAGACGTTTGGAATAACTGTGCTGTTCGCAGTGTTGCTAGTGGAGTCATGG GAGGTGGGCTGGGGTTGTTCATGGGACTGTTTCTAGGTGCATTGGATAATCCTATCATGCAAGATGAGATGACAGGAAGGCAGCAATTTATTTATACTGCGAAGCAAATGGGACGGAGGAGTTGGAGTTCTTGTAAAACATTTGCAATTATGGGCTTGGTTTTCTCAGCTGCTGAGTGTGTCACTGAGAAG GCCCGGGCAAAACATGACACCACTAATACGGTTGTTGCTGGGTGTGTCACTGGAGGTACAATGTCAGCAAAAG GTGGCCCGAAAGCAGCATGTGTTGGCTGTGCTGGGTTTGCTGCATTCTCAGTTTTGATAGAGAAGTTCCTAGACAGACATACTTGA
- the LOC18095134 gene encoding mitochondrial import inner membrane translocase subunit TIM22-4 isoform X2: MASNENPGSESNNNGGAASSSSTSKDGETPTQIQPFRMPTIEEVRAQDVWNNCAVRSVASGVMGGGLGLFMGLFLGALDNPIMQDEMTGRQQFIYTAKQMGRRSWSSCKTFAIMGLVFSAAECVTEKARAKHDTTNTVVAGCVTGGTMSAKGWK, translated from the exons ATGGCTAGCAATGAGAATCCAGGAAGTGAATCCAATAATAATGGCggtgctgcttcttcttcttcgactTCAAAAGATGGAGAAACACCCACGCAAATTCAACCTTTTAGAATGCCTACAATAGAAGAGGTTCGTGCCCAAGACGTTTGGAATAACTGTGCTGTTCGCAGTGTTGCTAGTGGAGTCATGG GAGGTGGGCTGGGGTTGTTCATGGGACTGTTTCTAGGTGCATTGGATAATCCTATCATGCAAGATGAGATGACAGGAAGGCAGCAATTTATTTATACTGCGAAGCAAATGGGACGGAGGAGTTGGAGTTCTTGTAAAACATTTGCAATTATGGGCTTGGTTTTCTCAGCTGCTGAGTGTGTCACTGAGAAG GCCCGGGCAAAACATGACACCACTAATACGGTTGTTGCTGGGTGTGTCACTGGAGGTACAATGTCAGCAAAAG GGTGGAAATGA